In the genome of Candidatus Bathyarchaeota archaeon, the window CTGGACTTTATGTCGACTTTGCATTGCGCAAACCTAGGACCCTACCACCCGAAAATCGCAGAAACCATGAAGAAATACTTAGACTACTTTGGTTACCTCTATGAAGGTGGCTTTGTTGCGTCTTTGAGACCTAAAGTGGCAAAGATACTAATGGAAGACGCCTTTAAGGGAGACATGGCGAAAATTGGCTTCGTAAGCACTGGGAGCGAAGCAGTTGAATATGCTTTGTTGATAGCTAGGATCTATAAACAGAAACCGTACATACTCACGAGAGATTACGCGTATCACGGATGGACTCATGCAGCGGTAGGCGGTACCCGTGTACCGTATTTGCGGAATATCGCCATAAAACCGGCTCTTAAGCCAGGCGAAGTACCTGAAATAATAATACCCCCGGGCACAGGCATGTTCTTCCAACTTGCTCCACCCCCATTCTGTTATCGGTGCCCACTTGGACACGAGTACCCGGACTGCAAGGACAGGACAGGTATGTTGGCATGTGTCCGCCGCACCAAGGACATAATTGAAACATTGCAGCCGGAGATCGCTGCTATAATTATGGAGGTTGTATTTGGTAGCTGTGGTGTCTTCGCCCCACCACCTGAGTATATTCCCCAGATGGCGAAAGTAACCAAAGATACCGGAATACTCTGGATAGACGATGAAGTCATATGTGGCTTCGGCAGAACTGGAAAATGGTTTGGCTACCAACACTATGACGTGAAGCCTGACATAGTCGATTTTGCGAAGGGTGTGACAGGCGCGCATTTCCCAGTAGGCGGTGTGGCGATAAATAAAGAGATAGCAAAGTGGTTTGATGATAAACGCTGGTGGCATGCCAGCACCT includes:
- a CDS encoding aspartate aminotransferase family protein encodes the protein MAVPPEEENWEQLVELDKKYFLRPIATSEEYSPFPIARAEGAYLVTPEGVKILDFMSTLHCANLGPYHPKIAETMKKYLDYFGYLYEGGFVASLRPKVAKILMEDAFKGDMAKIGFVSTGSEAVEYALLIARIYKQKPYILTRDYAYHGWTHAAVGGTRVPYLRNIAIKPALKPGEVPEIIIPPGTGMFFQLAPPPFCYRCPLGHEYPDCKDRTGMLACVRRTKDIIETLQPEIAAIIMEVVFGSCGVFAPPPEYIPQMAKVTKDTGILWIDDEVICGFGRTGKWFGYQHYDVKPDIVDFAKGVTGAHFPVGGVAINKEIAKWFDDKRWWHASTYACHPVGMAAAYGALTTYKEEKLMEHAEKMGKYLEEKLKGLEERHKSIGNVSGLGLIWGIEFVKNKETKEPFVPEDKRKFWYDDYMKYPCKIIGAKCFERRLLVSTFAANNVTLMPPVIVTEKDIDLAIDILDDAIKEIDKMAS